One window from the genome of Brachyspira hampsonii encodes:
- a CDS encoding diguanylate cyclase: MYKNIIKSVMENRIEVIKKDSTLLEVASLVSKSSNKILAVINDFDKIVGIINYNELLVNILKNINKKDSKNIFNKAVSVFMNKNLVIAHPEDDITVAFDMMKEKKMDYLIIINNDNYPIGIINIYDIYENIIKIRMRSINIAINEVEKKSSIEKDKVIKKLMKEIDTLHAQSTIDPLTGLFNVRYFNKIIEEEVERAKRYKHSISIIFMDLDHFKDINDIYGHDCGNIVLHEIGRLLSNSSDNMNILRKSDIAIRYGGEEFIVICPNTKKEQAYIVAERIRKTVEKKRFNYESAVINVTVSIGIAEHKGRSKKPIAETIKNADTAMYEAKHLGRNKVILH, translated from the coding sequence ATGTATAAAAATATTATAAAATCAGTAATGGAAAATAGAATTGAAGTTATAAAAAAAGACTCTACTCTGTTAGAGGTAGCTTCTCTTGTATCTAAATCCTCAAATAAAATATTAGCCGTTATTAATGATTTTGATAAAATAGTTGGAATTATTAATTATAATGAACTATTAGTAAATATATTAAAAAATATCAATAAAAAAGATTCCAAAAACATTTTTAATAAAGCGGTATCAGTTTTTATGAATAAGAATCTTGTAATAGCACATCCGGAAGATGATATTACAGTTGCTTTTGATATGATGAAAGAAAAAAAAATGGATTATCTAATAATAATAAATAATGATAATTATCCTATTGGGATTATTAATATATATGATATATATGAAAATATAATAAAAATAAGAATGCGTAGTATAAATATCGCTATTAATGAGGTGGAAAAGAAATCTTCTATAGAAAAAGATAAAGTAATAAAAAAATTAATGAAAGAAATTGACACTTTGCATGCACAGTCAACTATAGATCCTTTAACGGGTTTATTCAATGTGAGATATTTTAACAAAATAATAGAAGAAGAAGTAGAAAGGGCTAAAAGATATAAACATAGCATATCTATTATATTTATGGATCTTGATCATTTTAAAGATATTAATGATATATACGGACATGATTGCGGTAATATAGTTCTTCATGAGATAGGAAGATTATTAAGCAACAGTTCTGATAATATGAATATACTTAGAAAAAGCGATATAGCTATTCGTTATGGCGGTGAGGAATTTATTGTTATATGTCCTAATACTAAGAAAGAACAAGCCTATATAGTAGCAGAAAGAATAAGAAAAACAGTAGAAAAGAAAAGATTTAATTATGAATCCGCTGTTATAAATGTAACGGTAAGTATAGGTATTGCAGAACATAAAGGAAGATCCAAAAAACCTATAGCAGAAACCATAAAAAATGCTGATACAGCAATGTATGAAGCAAAACATCTTGGAAGAAATAAAGTAATATTACATTAA
- a CDS encoding toxin A — MRKINILIVLVFIFSNIIFADISTIFNMDIYERNLPINTNTGIYSNELFIEQTALGGYNHIKFNLETRLYYRLYFYKNATNFLFKYTRVDFGIENNFSLSSDMIGLYVDVKPLSFLGVRVSGYADFMFNAMNFGYAGFDSKDVSYSFNELYGMSKGNAFGYIINVSPYFIFKFDNFILINNLNMSYVNVGDKKYYYDPRTSILHAKSEFELINDFFLLGRISMFYIGGYYGLTYLINSKHLSHKFGMAGIINFKFLKETLILNIGASAGLHVGLPHYNNTTFIELKMSLAYKIL; from the coding sequence ATGAGAAAAATAAATATTCTTATAGTGTTAGTATTTATATTTTCAAATATTATTTTTGCAGATATAAGTACTATTTTTAATATGGATATATATGAAAGGAATTTACCAATTAATACCAATACGGGGATTTATAGTAATGAACTTTTTATAGAACAAACGGCTTTGGGGGGATATAACCACATAAAATTTAATTTAGAAACTAGATTATATTATAGATTATATTTTTATAAGAATGCTACAAATTTCTTGTTTAAATATACGAGAGTTGATTTTGGTATAGAGAATAATTTTTCATTGTCTTCTGATATGATTGGGCTGTATGTTGATGTGAAGCCATTATCTTTTCTAGGCGTTAGGGTGAGCGGATATGCTGATTTTATGTTTAATGCTATGAATTTTGGTTATGCCGGATTTGATAGTAAAGATGTCAGCTATTCTTTTAATGAATTATATGGCATGTCAAAGGGGAATGCTTTTGGATATATAATAAATGTTTCTCCGTATTTTATATTTAAATTTGATAATTTTATTTTAATAAATAATCTGAATATGTCTTATGTGAATGTTGGGGATAAAAAATATTATTATGATCCTAGAACTTCAATATTGCATGCTAAAAGTGAATTTGAATTAATCAATGATTTTTTCCTTTTAGGAAGAATAAGTATGTTCTATATAGGAGGATATTATGGGCTTACTTATTTAATTAATTCAAAACATTTATCTCATAAATTCGGCATGGCAGGTATTATAAACTTTAAATTTTTAAAAGAAACTTTAATATTAAACATAGGAGCATCGGCAGGACTGCATGTAGGACTTCCTCATTATAATAATACTACATTTATAGAATTGAAGATGTCTTTAGCTTATAAGATACTATAA
- a CDS encoding FtsW/RodA/SpoVE family cell cycle protein: MINRKLFPDKYLLIIYIALLVAGLVSIYGAQTIHEPNSAYFSNHLKLLSFMFVLTIIMMIVPDFFTFLDKMVPLILIFTLLLLIWVCLFGITVSGSYARRWLLLPLGITIQPSEIAKITCGIYFASVLSKKGEKLIDIKRGLFPPLLILIIVSGLILIEPDSGTALLFSIVGFAIFFYGGIPLRSILLSGVFLLILFAIFIFNTPYMRSRVVSYLDPQSQPEEEVYQIRRAKLAFNYGGVTGIPDEYIADVSTHLPAALTDFIYASVSQRYGLVGNLIILLLFLSFTIRGFIISSRTKDLFLKNLSFAITMFISVQAYLNIMVATLMLPTTGMTLPIISYGRNALVVNMIMIGILLKITQRREQ; the protein is encoded by the coding sequence ATGATAAATAGAAAATTGTTTCCTGATAAATATTTATTAATAATATATATAGCTTTACTTGTAGCTGGTTTGGTTTCCATATATGGAGCACAGACAATACATGAGCCCAATAGTGCATATTTTTCTAATCATTTGAAACTATTATCATTTATGTTTGTTCTTACTATTATTATGATGATAGTTCCTGATTTCTTTACTTTTTTGGATAAGATGGTTCCTCTTATTCTGATTTTTACTTTGCTGCTTCTTATATGGGTATGTTTATTTGGTATAACAGTTTCCGGAAGTTATGCCAGAAGATGGCTTCTTCTTCCTTTAGGTATTACTATACAGCCTTCAGAAATTGCTAAAATAACATGCGGTATATATTTTGCTAGTGTTTTGAGCAAGAAAGGAGAGAAATTAATTGATATAAAAAGAGGCTTATTCCCGCCGCTTTTGATTTTAATAATAGTATCAGGACTTATTTTGATAGAGCCGGATTCCGGAACAGCACTTTTATTTTCTATAGTTGGTTTTGCTATATTCTTTTACGGCGGCATACCTTTAAGATCTATATTACTTTCAGGCGTTTTTTTATTGATTCTTTTTGCCATTTTTATTTTTAATACGCCGTATATGAGAAGCAGAGTTGTATCATATTTAGATCCTCAGAGTCAGCCTGAAGAAGAAGTTTATCAAATTAGAAGGGCTAAGCTGGCATTTAATTATGGAGGAGTTACGGGAATTCCTGATGAATATATAGCCGATGTTAGTACGCATTTGCCTGCTGCTTTAACTGACTTTATATATGCTTCTGTATCACAAAGGTACGGATTAGTAGGGAATTTGATTATACTGCTTTTATTTTTATCATTTACTATTAGGGGATTTATAATATCGTCCCGCACTAAGGATCTGTTTTTAAAAAATCTTTCATTTGCTATTACGATGTTCATTAGTGTGCAGGCATATTTAAATATAATGGTGGCTACACTTATGCTGCCTACTACAGGTATGACACTTCCTATCATTAGTTATGGGAGAAATGCTTTAGTTGTTAATATGATAATGATAGGTATCTTATTAAAAATAACTCAAAGGAGAGAACAATGA
- a CDS encoding UDP-N-acetylglucosamine--N-acetylmuramyl-(pentapeptide) pyrophosphoryl-undecaprenol N-acetylglucosamine transferase, whose product MNVILCGGGTAGHITPAISIYDYMKKEGHKPRLVVAQKDYHLIPGNYDFNTININSPGNFFKKIIFALKFIPALLKSYRIIRKHNPDCVIGMGGFVSFPMLYAAKTKNIPIFLCEQNSIPGKVNRIFYKDAKRSYLTFSKTLEFMPNGKVFGNPVRNDFFVVHRESARIVMKLKEDDKLLVVMGGSQGALKLNELFFECIKDIKAKVNNLYIVWLVGPKWANDMIAKVNNAKFENVFVHGYYKDMANLLHAADFVISRAGSSSISEILAVNVPSLLVPFPYATDNHQYFNALDLLNKDMAYLIEESDLDKEKLENVIINNLNNDERLNKMRENIKSNWSARAVSSIVDDITEVLGKK is encoded by the coding sequence ATGAATGTAATTTTATGCGGAGGCGGAACTGCCGGACATATAACTCCTGCTATTTCTATATATGATTATATGAAAAAAGAAGGACATAAACCTAGACTTGTTGTTGCTCAAAAGGATTATCATTTGATACCGGGAAATTATGATTTTAATACTATAAATATTAATTCTCCGGGTAATTTCTTTAAGAAAATAATATTTGCATTAAAATTTATACCTGCTTTATTAAAATCGTATCGTATAATAAGAAAGCATAATCCTGATTGTGTAATAGGTATGGGCGGTTTTGTATCATTTCCTATGCTTTATGCTGCTAAGACTAAAAATATACCTATATTTTTATGCGAACAAAATTCTATACCTGGTAAAGTTAATAGAATATTTTATAAAGATGCTAAAAGATCATATTTAACTTTTTCAAAGACTTTAGAGTTTATGCCTAATGGAAAAGTTTTTGGAAATCCTGTGAGAAATGATTTCTTTGTAGTTCATAGAGAAAGTGCCAGAATTGTTATGAAATTAAAAGAAGATGATAAACTTTTAGTTGTTATGGGAGGATCTCAGGGTGCTTTGAAATTAAATGAATTATTTTTTGAATGCATAAAAGATATAAAAGCTAAGGTTAATAATTTATATATAGTATGGCTTGTGGGACCTAAATGGGCTAATGATATGATTGCTAAAGTGAATAATGCTAAATTTGAAAATGTTTTTGTACATGGTTATTATAAAGATATGGCAAATTTACTTCATGCTGCGGATTTTGTTATATCAAGAGCAGGAAGCAGTTCTATCAGTGAGATATTAGCTGTTAATGTTCCTTCATTATTAGTACCATTTCCTTATGCGACAGATAATCATCAGTATTTCAATGCTTTGGATTTGCTTAATAAGGATATGGCATATTTGATAGAAGAATCTGATTTGGATAAAGAAAAATTAGAAAATGTTATTATAAATAATTTGAATAATGATGAAAGATTAAATAAGATGAGGGAAAATATTAAAAGTAATTGGAGTGCAAGAGCAGTATCTTCAATAGTTGATGATATAACTGAAGTTTTAGGAAAAAAATAA
- the murC gene encoding UDP-N-acetylmuramate--L-alanine ligase has protein sequence MFTKRKEKIHFIGIGGIGMSAIASVLNAIGFTVTGSDLAKTAKTESLESSGIKVYYGHKAQNIEDDVTAVVTSSAISPTNEEIIEAKAKKITVIPRGEMLAELMRLRYGIAISGSHGKTTTTSLISQIMMHAGLNPVCIIGGNHFNLKSNAACNDLSSEYMVCEADESDGSFLRLSPVINVVTNIDNDHLDYYGNVEALRVAFLEFINKVPFYGCSFLCFEDNVVKDLSKSANKKYYSYGFSKDYDFYVDRDSIRVEAPITYFTAYHDNKCLGEFSVPLIGIHNVLNSLASIGVGIHLGIDIDDIKEGLKTFEGVGRRLNKLYDKEITLFDDYAHHPTEIKATLSSVKNAYKNRRIIAVFQPHRYSRTELLLNDFESAFNDADEVIISDIYAAGEAPIAGISGEIICDVVKRQNEHIRYVPNIEDVLPVLDDIKKDGDIILTLGAGNIVRISNEYARKLQNS, from the coding sequence ATGTTTACAAAAAGAAAAGAAAAGATACATTTTATAGGAATCGGCGGAATTGGAATGAGTGCTATAGCAAGTGTATTAAATGCTATAGGCTTTACGGTAACAGGAAGTGATTTAGCTAAAACAGCGAAAACAGAATCTTTGGAATCTTCTGGAATAAAAGTATATTATGGGCATAAAGCTCAAAATATAGAAGATGATGTTACTGCAGTTGTAACTTCATCGGCTATAAGTCCTACTAATGAAGAAATTATAGAGGCAAAAGCAAAAAAGATAACAGTTATACCTAGGGGAGAAATGCTTGCAGAACTTATGCGTTTAAGATACGGTATAGCAATATCCGGTTCTCATGGTAAAACTACAACAACATCGCTTATAAGTCAGATAATGATGCATGCAGGACTTAATCCTGTTTGTATAATAGGAGGAAATCATTTTAATTTGAAAAGCAACGCTGCCTGTAATGATTTAAGCAGTGAATATATGGTATGCGAAGCAGATGAGAGCGATGGAAGTTTTTTAAGGCTTTCTCCTGTTATTAATGTAGTTACTAATATTGATAATGATCATTTGGATTATTATGGAAATGTTGAGGCTTTAAGAGTTGCTTTTTTAGAATTTATTAATAAAGTTCCTTTTTACGGATGTTCATTTTTATGTTTTGAGGATAATGTTGTAAAAGATTTATCAAAGAGTGCAAATAAAAAATATTATTCTTATGGTTTTTCAAAGGATTATGATTTTTATGTTGATAGGGATTCTATTAGGGTAGAAGCCCCTATAACATATTTTACTGCTTATCATGATAACAAATGTTTGGGAGAGTTTTCTGTTCCGCTTATAGGAATTCATAATGTATTGAATTCTTTAGCTTCAATAGGTGTAGGTATTCATTTGGGTATAGATATTGATGATATAAAAGAAGGCTTAAAAACTTTTGAGGGTGTAGGAAGAAGATTGAATAAGCTTTATGATAAAGAGATAACTTTATTTGATGATTATGCCCATCACCCAACAGAGATAAAAGCTACACTTTCATCGGTAAAAAATGCTTATAAAAACAGGAGAATAATAGCAGTATTCCAACCTCATAGATACAGCAGAACAGAACTTCTTCTTAATGATTTTGAGTCTGCATTTAATGATGCTGATGAAGTTATTATTAGTGATATTTATGCGGCAGGAGAAGCACCTATAGCAGGAATAAGCGGTGAAATTATATGCGATGTGGTGAAAAGACAGAATGAGCATATAAGATATGTTCCAAATATAGAAGATGTATTGCCGGTACTTGATGATATAAAAAAAGACGGAGATATAATATTAACTTTGGGAGCAGGCAATATAGTAAGGATTAGTAATGAATATGCAAGAAAATTACAAAATAGTTGA
- a CDS encoding UDP-N-acetylmuramate dehydrogenase: MNMQENYKIVESFLKEKNIEYYRNQAFSKFSSFNVGGNIDLYIIIKKISDFLELADFFYKNVIDYFVMGDTSKVIVSDNGYNGIIVSLEGEFESFEFLEDGVLKSNSSAILERLSHESRIRNLSGLEFVALVNTRIGAAIYDKFESFGISLLNFVKSVRLFNKQDCTVTELSKDEYLALSDKEKRFIIILSSVLVLEKDSPESIDNRIDWFRYIRGSVAPTEASIGPVFEDFYDVKAYEMVERVGGLDMKFGAMRWHRRFPNYIINESLYDSKNESTAEDVINLIEDTRKKIEQHYAFNPKINIVLLS; the protein is encoded by the coding sequence ATGAATATGCAAGAAAATTACAAAATAGTTGAGAGCTTTCTCAAAGAAAAAAATATAGAATATTATAGAAATCAGGCTTTTAGTAAATTCAGCAGTTTTAATGTAGGAGGAAATATTGATTTATATATTATAATAAAAAAAATATCTGATTTTTTAGAACTTGCTGATTTCTTTTATAAAAATGTTATTGATTATTTTGTGATGGGAGATACTAGTAAGGTTATAGTTTCTGATAATGGTTATAATGGCATAATAGTTTCATTGGAGGGGGAATTTGAATCTTTTGAGTTTTTGGAAGATGGGGTTTTAAAATCCAATAGTTCTGCCATTTTAGAGAGACTTTCTCATGAATCAAGAATTAGAAATTTGTCAGGATTAGAATTTGTGGCTTTGGTTAATACTAGAATCGGTGCTGCTATATATGATAAGTTTGAATCTTTTGGTATATCACTGCTTAATTTTGTTAAATCTGTAAGATTATTTAATAAGCAGGATTGTACTGTAACAGAATTGAGTAAAGATGAATATTTAGCTTTAAGTGATAAAGAAAAAAGGTTTATAATTATATTGTCTTCAGTATTAGTATTGGAGAAAGATAGTCCTGAAAGTATTGATAACAGAATAGATTGGTTTAGATATATAAGAGGGTCTGTTGCTCCTACAGAGGCTAGTATAGGTCCTGTATTTGAAGATTTTTATGATGTTAAAGCTTATGAGATGGTGGAAAGGGTAGGCGGACTTGATATGAAGTTCGGAGCTATGAGATGGCATAGAAGATTTCCAAACTATATTATCAATGAATCATTATATGACTCTAAAAATGAAAGCACAGCTGAAGATGTTATTAATTTGATAGAGGATACAAGAAAAAAAATAGAACAGCATTATGCTTTCAATCCAAAAATTAATATTGTTTTACTTAGTTAA
- a CDS encoding helix-turn-helix domain-containing protein, protein MCNYIYTQEDFSILNSYKNISISLGKYLGDNVEIVIYSFENKDYPIVFMVNEYMHNKNIGDAISDKDRSILNEMLDKHNNNNNFFKNNFIETITGEYHKKNYTIIENSNAVPIAMMVIDWKFDVSLVNTLKVFIPYNINSDVKENKSSKSEDIIIEVLQKVIESVDKDEVGPSVYNKTIIKKLYSQGIFEFKESVQLVAHYLNISHHTVYLHLRSIKRSKKIIK, encoded by the coding sequence ATGTGTAATTATATATACACCCAAGAAGATTTCAGCATATTAAATAGCTATAAAAATATTTCTATATCATTAGGAAAATATCTGGGAGATAATGTTGAGATAGTTATATATTCTTTTGAAAATAAGGATTACCCTATAGTTTTTATGGTCAATGAATATATGCATAATAAAAATATTGGTGATGCTATTTCCGATAAAGACAGAAGCATATTAAATGAAATGCTAGATAAACATAATAATAATAATAATTTTTTTAAAAATAATTTTATTGAAACTATTACAGGAGAATATCATAAAAAAAATTATACTATTATAGAAAATTCTAATGCTGTACCTATAGCTATGATGGTTATAGACTGGAAATTTGATGTTTCTTTAGTTAATACATTAAAAGTGTTTATACCGTATAATATAAATTCTGATGTAAAAGAAAATAAAAGCAGCAAATCAGAAGATATTATTATAGAAGTTCTTCAAAAAGTTATAGAATCTGTAGATAAAGATGAAGTAGGTCCTTCTGTTTACAACAAGACAATAATAAAAAAATTATATTCTCAAGGGATATTTGAGTTTAAAGAATCTGTTCAGCTAGTTGCTCATTATTTAAATATTTCACATCATACAGTATACTTACATCTTAGAAGTATAAAAAGATCTAAGAAAATAATAAAATAA
- a CDS encoding tyrosine-type recombinase/integrase, protein MNMKNDYVFNDDKIYILLEEFSDYLQTLNFAAHTINSYNKDLKEYFQFLHSKNISLDEANHYTVRDYLTFLKGKSLTNSTMSRHLSSIKKFYKYLIRNGYSDKNRIVDMKSPKREEHIAKFLSIEDIDNILAIDDEGDFTLIRDKMMALFMYAIGLRVSELASLKLSMIKKGSETLRICGKGSKVRDIPILPIVYENWDIYMEKRRIIQKEYSENNDYLFINRFGKPISDRSIRTSMKRLIRNSNISIDFSPHTLRHTFATHLLNNDAEIRGVQELLGHETIATTQRYTHVTNSRLFEVYNKFHPHSNN, encoded by the coding sequence ATGAATATGAAAAATGATTATGTTTTCAATGATGATAAGATATATATTTTATTAGAAGAATTCAGTGATTATTTGCAAACATTAAATTTTGCAGCTCATACTATTAATAGTTATAATAAAGATTTAAAAGAGTATTTCCAATTTCTGCATAGTAAAAATATCTCATTAGATGAAGCTAATCATTATACAGTAAGGGATTATTTAACTTTTTTAAAAGGAAAATCTTTAACCAATTCTACTATGTCAAGACATTTATCATCAATAAAAAAATTCTATAAATATTTAATAAGAAACGGCTACTCAGATAAAAATAGAATAGTAGATATGAAAAGTCCGAAAAGGGAAGAACATATAGCCAAATTTTTATCTATAGAAGATATAGACAATATATTAGCCATAGATGATGAAGGAGACTTCACACTCATTAGAGATAAAATGATGGCTCTGTTTATGTATGCCATAGGATTAAGAGTATCAGAACTTGCTTCATTAAAACTAAGCATGATAAAAAAAGGTTCTGAAACATTAAGAATATGCGGTAAAGGTTCAAAGGTAAGAGACATACCTATACTGCCTATTGTATATGAAAATTGGGATATATACATGGAAAAAAGAAGAATAATTCAAAAAGAATATTCTGAAAATAATGACTATTTATTTATAAATAGATTCGGAAAACCAATAAGCGACAGAAGTATAAGAACATCTATGAAGCGTTTAATACGAAATTCAAATATATCTATAGATTTTTCTCCTCATACATTAAGGCATACATTCGCTACTCATTTGCTTAACAACGATGCTGAAATAAGAGGAGTTCAGGAATTATTAGGGCATGAAACTATAGCTACAACTCAGCGATATACTCATGTTACAAATTCAAGGTTATTTGAGGTATATAATAAATTTCACCCTCATTCTAATAATTAA
- a CDS encoding sialidase family protein, producing MTNLEKKLMEFSLRLIDEKKAKIIVPVTPETGYWFGGGNMVEDKDGNLYISGRYRNSGDSRTGLDLGDRGAELAIFKSSDKGNTWTKVKSILKKELPRGVLSIEGTALRFNKDNEVELYISSEKSENKYPDHLKEYLKPGTGVWDIDVIVSDKIENLNASNVKELIKGEDSRFIHLKDPFVYDSYNGEKYLLFCTHPYNWTSSNTGYMLRRGEELNFEAPVFYFFEKGHTWDIAMTRGTCIIDMPQVGILRNKRISLFFYDGGECVRNLDEHEKAVKRPRGYSCEELGGAAYIENGSFAHIERISKELPLFVSPYGTGCSRYVDVLRTKDGMYATWQQSQDNKSQPLVMNFLSNAEIEDILN from the coding sequence ATGACAAATTTAGAAAAAAAGCTAATGGAATTTTCTCTTAGATTAATAGATGAAAAAAAGGCTAAAATTATAGTACCTGTAACACCAGAAACAGGATATTGGTTCGGCGGCGGAAATATGGTAGAAGATAAAGACGGTAATTTATATATTTCAGGAAGATACAGAAATTCCGGAGATTCGAGAACAGGACTTGATTTAGGAGATAGAGGAGCGGAACTTGCAATATTTAAATCTTCAGATAAAGGAAATACTTGGACAAAAGTAAAAAGCATATTAAAAAAAGAACTTCCTAGAGGCGTATTATCTATAGAAGGTACTGCTTTGAGATTTAATAAGGATAATGAGGTTGAGCTTTATATATCTTCTGAGAAATCTGAAAATAAGTATCCGGATCATCTTAAAGAATATTTAAAACCGGGAACAGGAGTATGGGATATTGATGTTATAGTATCTGATAAAATTGAAAATTTAAATGCTTCCAATGTTAAAGAACTTATTAAAGGGGAGGATTCAAGATTTATACATTTGAAAGACCCTTTTGTATATGACAGTTATAACGGAGAAAAATATTTATTGTTCTGTACTCACCCATATAATTGGACTAGTTCAAATACAGGTTATATGTTAAGAAGAGGCGAAGAGCTTAATTTTGAAGCACCTGTATTTTATTTCTTTGAAAAGGGTCATACTTGGGATATAGCTATGACTAGAGGAACTTGTATTATTGATATGCCTCAGGTTGGAATATTGAGAAATAAAAGAATAAGTTTATTTTTCTATGACGGAGGAGAATGCGTAAGAAATTTAGATGAGCATGAAAAAGCTGTAAAAAGACCTAGAGGGTATTCATGCGAAGAATTAGGAGGAGCTGCATATATAGAGAATGGTTCATTTGCACATATTGAAAGAATAAGTAAAGAATTACCATTATTTGTAAGCCCTTACGGTACAGGCTGCTCAAGATATGTAGATGTATTAAGAACTAAAGACGGAATGTATGCTACTTGGCAGCAGTCTCAGGATAATAAATCTCAGCCTTTAGTTATGAATTTCTTAAGTAATGCAGAAATAGAAGATATATTAAATTAA
- a CDS encoding ABC transporter substrate-binding protein, protein MKKILLIFVLLFSFLMSCGKKTNENSGKIRVAYHPNVGGASAIITGIHQNYFKDEGLDIELVKFTSGPTEIAAMVSGDIQIGYIGFGAHTLAAEGKVQIIATDGIAVVEGIRTLKTSGINSVEKLKGRTLITQLGTSGETIIDQVLAGTGVNKSDINILNAEVSSAVASFLANKVDAVSVWPPYTVEIDNRIGLDNLYIIKPQDVGVDSTASWIVTPDYLEANTDTVIKFTRALYKAMDYRKQHLDEAITNVSNLIGLDIATVAQEKYSSDWMDSQTMKSRIDDGSISNIYRKQIDYFLQNNRLNSEPVAVDKYVRIDIIKQALN, encoded by the coding sequence ATGAAAAAAATATTATTAATTTTTGTTTTGCTATTTAGTTTTTTGATGTCATGCGGTAAAAAGACAAATGAAAATTCAGGTAAAATAAGAGTGGCATATCATCCTAATGTAGGCGGAGCTTCTGCAATCATTACAGGCATACATCAGAATTATTTTAAAGATGAGGGATTAGATATAGAATTAGTAAAATTTACAAGCGGACCTACAGAAATAGCAGCTATGGTTTCAGGAGATATACAGATAGGTTATATAGGTTTTGGTGCACATACATTGGCAGCTGAAGGAAAGGTTCAGATAATAGCTACTGACGGAATAGCCGTTGTAGAAGGTATTAGAACATTAAAAACTTCAGGTATAAATTCAGTTGAGAAATTAAAGGGCAGAACTTTAATAACACAGTTGGGTACATCTGGAGAAACTATTATAGATCAGGTATTGGCAGGAACAGGGGTTAATAAATCAGATATAAATATACTTAATGCTGAAGTTTCAAGTGCTGTTGCTTCATTCTTGGCTAATAAAGTTGATGCTGTATCTGTATGGCCTCCTTATACTGTTGAAATAGACAATAGAATAGGATTAGATAATTTGTATATTATAAAACCTCAGGATGTTGGCGTTGATTCTACTGCAAGCTGGATAGTAACACCTGATTATTTAGAGGCTAATACTGATACTGTTATAAAGTTCACAAGAGCATTGTATAAAGCAATGGATTATAGAAAACAGCATTTAGATGAAGCTATTACAAATGTATCAAATCTTATAGGTTTGGATATAGCTACAGTTGCTCAGGAGAAATACAGTTCTGATTGGATGGATTCTCAAACAATGAAAAGCAGAATAGATGATGGAAGCATAAGCAATATTTACAGAAAACAAATAGATTATTTCTTGCAAAACAATAGATTAAATTCTGAGCCTGTTGCTGTAGACAAATATGTGAGAATTGACATTATAAAACAAGCATTAAACTGA